ACCACGTCGTGGTTTCAATTGTTTCCAGGTTGCCACAACAGAATTGCCCAGGGGGGCAATGCGCCGGGAGCTGGCATTCTATGCGCGTTTCGTATCCACTGGCACCGCCGGCCGTATCGCACCCATCGGTTGCCGGCGGCGCATTGACGCATACCGCATTGCTCTTGCCATCGTCATAGCAGCATGCGCTTTCGATACCGACTGGACAAATCTCGCCGCCACATGCGATGTCGCCCATGATCGGCACGCCGCTGCTCGACGACGACGACGAGCTCGACGAACTGCTCGCAACATCGCCGCCTCCGCCGCCGCCATTTCCGCCACTGCCCGCGCCGCCACCGGTTGCGCCTGCGCCAAGCCTCAATTCGTCGAGTCCTCCGACGAGCTGACAACCAAGCGTGCTCGTGCTGGCGAGCCCTGCCAAACCCGCGAAAAATACGCAGGCCGTCGTTCGCTCGAGCGTCGATCGATTGGGGTGCGGGGGCGCCATGCGAATCATTCTACATTGACTGGTGGGCGGAGGTCCATTCGATCATGTCTTACGAAACATCAGTCGAACGATGGGGATGATGGTGGGATCATCCTGAATGGTACGCTCGAAACGCAGCGCGTCGTAATAGGCGCAGCGGGTGCGGCCGGGGTATTCGCGACAAGTTTTCGGACGAGCTTCGTAGATGGTGCAGCCACGCGTTTCCGGATGGAGGAACTTGCATGATTTACCAAAGAGCGGGTCTTTGGTGCGTTTGAGGACGCGTGAACCGTCCCGCATGGTGGTGTATTTTTCCTTGGCGATTGCAACGGAAACGCCGAAATGATTGGCAAGTCGCTTGATGTCGAAATCGGACACTTCGACGCGCTCGTAGATGGAGCAGCAGAATGCAATGCATTTCGTGCAATCGTAATGGAGGCGCTTTTTTTCGCCGGCCACGGGTCGTCTCCAAAAATGGGTTGGTGTGATCCAATGGTTGGTCGAGATGAACTTCGGCGGAGGAGCCTGTTTTTCCGAGAACCGCACACGCAACGATGCGCCGAGAATTTCGACAGTTCGGCACGTAGCACCGCCAGCGTGGACATGTCAACCACCCGCGCCGATCGCGCCGTTCGCAAGCGCGACCAGCGCCCTCGACGGCCGCGTGTCCATAACGGGCAAACGGTCTTGACCACATCGCTCGTTCGTGCATCGGGCTCGGCAGCGATGCTTTTGCGATGGAACGTCGGATGCACGTCCAAGACGGCTTCGAGGAATTTTCGTTGATTGCGTTACGAATTCAGAGCGCTAGGCTCGGGGGTATTCCGGGGGGACGAGATGAGGGGACGACCGATTGCGTTCGGGTTCGCATTTCTTCTACTTTCGTGCGCACGTCCGGCGGCATCGTCCGACGAAGACGGAAGCGCAGCGGCGCCTGAACCGCGGATGCGAAACCTGGGTATCGCGGGTCCTTTGGCCGTAAGGCCGGCGGCTCCAAAGGGCGGAAGGCGATTTTTTGTCTCACCGAGCGGACGCGATACGAACGATTGCTCCGAAGCGACCCCGTGCAGAGAAATCCAGCGTGCGATGGCGTTGGCAACGGCGCCCGGCGACGTGTTGCTCGTAGCCGATGGCGAGTATCGAGGATTCGTGCTGAGCGGTATTCGAGGCGAGCCATTGCGTCCGATTACGATCCTGGCGACGGGGCACGCGGCCGTCGTGAAAGCCGATCCGACATGCAAAAAGAAACACTGTCGCGATACGATCCTCGTGCGCGGATCTCGACACGTCGTCCTCGACGGCTTGACGTCTCATGGTGCGCCACGAGCGGCCGTGGCAATCATGTACGCGTCGCACATCGTCGTACGTAATGGCCGATTCGGCAACAATGGCCGATGGGGCATTTTTACGTCGTTTGCGGACGACGTCATTTTCGAGCACAACGAAGTCTATCGAAGCAGGCGGGAGCATGGCATCTACCTGTCCAATAGCGGCGATCGGCCGATCGTGCGATTCAACGCGTTGCATGACAACGACGGTTGCGGAATTCACGTAAACGGCGATTATCATGAAAAGCCGGAATTCGACAAAAGCGGACGAAGCCTGTATGCAGGGCAGGCCGATGGCATCGTGAGCGGCGCGCAAATCGAGGGGAATCTGATTTATCGCAATGGCTCCGGAGCTCTTGCCAACAAGAAGCGGCGAGGCGGGGCGGGCATCAACCTCGATGGAGTCTGGGATTCGACCGTGCAGGGCAACGTCTTGTTCGAAAATGCGGCGATGGGGATCGCGGCATTCGGCGATGCTGATGGAGTCGAAGACCATTCGAAGGACGACGGTGATGGTCGATTTGGTCCGCGGGGCCTCGAAATCACGCACAATACCATCGTCATGCCGCAAGGAGCTCGACCGGCGCTGCAGATTCGGTTGAGTCGGGGGACGAATGTCGTTTCGGGCAACATCCTCCACCACCAAGATCGCCGCCGCCCAGGGCTCGAATTGTCCACGCGAGCCGATGCAATGCTCGTGACGAGCAACGGAAACGTGATCGATCGTGTGTCCGTCGCCGATCAAGTGAGGCCGCTCGACACGTGGGTTCGTGAAAGCGGCCAGGACAAACAGTCGCTCTCCGTCCCGATCGGGCGTCTCTTCGTCGATCCAGCTCGAGGGGACTACACGCTCAAGCCGGATTCACCCGCTGTTCGACGTGCCCCCGTGGTGGATACGACCGTGCAGCAAGTGGTCATCACGCAGCAACGTGACTTTTTCGGCAAGCCGCCGCCGAGTGGCAAGAGGCGCAGCATCGGTGCGTGCGAGGCGCCCTAGTTTGAATGCGGGCCAAGATTTGCACGCTCGCTTCGCGCGCGTGGGACGCGCGCTCGCGAGGCTAGTTTACGATGGGGGGGCCGAGGCTCGCCTCCCGGTGTTTTTGCGCTTCGCACAAAAACACGGCGAGGCTCGGCCCCCCCATACCCCCCGATTTGGCCTTATTCCAAAGTGTACGACGCCCCAGTCAAAAGCCGCCGCGCGGGGACCGCTTCGACCTAACAATGTAAGGTAGACACCGTTCGTGGGGCCGTGCCGAGCAACGATGGCGCGGTGCGTCGATGTCCTGCGAGCATCGCATCCTATATCGCGATGGCTGCGTTTCCGTTACGATGTGCCGATAATGGACTTGGTTCCGGGCTCAATCATTGCGGGTCGGTATCGGATCGACGCGCGCGTCGGCGCAGGCGGCATGGGCGAGGTGTGGGCAGGTGAGCACCTCGCGATCGGCATGAAAGTGGCGATCAAGACGCTGTTGCCCGCTGCGGCGTACGACCAAGAGGTCGTTGCAAGGTTCCGACGCGAGGCAAACCTGCTTGGGCGCATTCGCAGTGATCACGTCGCGCGCGTGGTGGACTTCATCCAGGATCCGCACGCCGGGCTCGTGCTCGTAATGGAGTACATTGAAGGCCTTCCGCTTTCGAAGACGCTTCATCAACGCAAGTTAGCTGTCGAGGAAGCAATCGATCTCGGCTGTGACGTGATCGGAGCGCTGTGCGATCTGCATCGGGCGCACATCATTCACCGCGACATGAAACCCGGCAACATCATCATGGAGCCGCAGCCGAACGGGAAATACCGCGGGATCGTCGTCGATTTCGGCATGGGTCGTATCGAATCCGGAGCTGGCGAGGATTTGGAACAGACGAACCTCACGCGTGCAGACATGGCGCTCGGAACGCTCGAGTACATGGCGCCCGAGCAAATCTTGAACTCGCGTGACGTGACCGCTGCATCCGACCTCTATGCCGTTGGTGCAATGCTCTACCGCGCAATTGCGGGTCGTCACATTTTTGGCGATGCGCAAGACACGGAACTCGCGCGCGCGAAGTTGATGACGGATGCACCGCCGCTCGAGACGGGGCGAAGCGATCGGATCGCGCAGGAGTTTGCCGCGATCGTCATGCGTGCGTGCAAGCGCCGGCCGCAGGAGCGCTACCAGAAAGCCGAGGACATGCTCAACCACCTGCGTTCGCTGCAAGACGCCGTGCGCGCGCAAGCATTGGAAGCGAGCGGGTTTCGGCATTTGCTTGGTGGTGCAAGCATTCCTCCTCCGGCACCGCAAGCGGCTGCACAAGCGCCGCAACAATACGCACAGCAACAATACGCGCAGCAGCATTACCAGCAGCAGCAGCAACAGGCTCATCCGTCGCAGCAACCGCACCAGCAGCAGCAACAACACGCTTCCGTGTCGGCGGTGAGTGCGAGCACGAGTGCAGCGGCGCCGATCTCGGTACCCGTCAACCAGTCGCGGAAAATGTCGGGAGGTGCGGTCGCAGGTCTTACCGCGCTCGTCGTGCTGGCCCTTGGAGCCGTGGGCGTATTCGTTTTTCGGGAACGACTCGGGTTGGTCTCTGCAAGCAGTGCTCCAGCCAAGTCGCAGGTTGTTGCTGCATCGGCGCCCCCTCCACTTCCGAGCTCGGTTGTCCCGGCCGTTGCATCGGCAACGCCTACGCCGAGCGCGTCTGCAGCCGTAGAGGCCGCGGATGACGACGATGGGATGGAAGTCGAAACGGCAGCACCGGCTCCGTCACCTTCGCTCTGGGGACGTTTGCCGTCGACGGCTTCGCCGCAAGGGACTGGAGCGCCTGCTGGCGGCTCGACTGGTGCGTCGACGGCGGCAAAGGCGCCTGGCACTTCGCCCACACCAACCAACAAAGCGCCCGCGCCCGTCCCGACGAACATCAAGTTCTGAGCGCGTTTTCGCTCCTCACCCCTGACCTCTCCATCCCTCGGAGCTTTCCGGCTCCCCCTCTCCACGCAGCGAAGCGGAGTTGGAGAGGGGGTTGGGGGGTGAGGTGTTTGTCCGGATGTACACGACTACTGATCGTTCACGCAGGCGAGGTGTTCCATGCCGCAGCCATTCGCTGCATCGGTCATGCAGGTCTCGCAGTCGGTCGACGCTGTTTGCATCGAGCAGTTATCGGCACAAGCGGTTGCGCATGGGCCAAGACACTTGCAGTCCGTGTAGGCCTCGTAGATCGGGATCGACATGTCGCACAAAGGCGGAGGGTTTGTCTCGGTGAGAAACTCGGCGCATCGCGCACACGTTTCGCTTCCGCCAACGCCGCCCATTCCGGCAGCACCGCCGGCACCACCAATGCCCCCAGCTCCTCCGACGCCCGTGGCAACTGCCGTGGATCCAGGAAACGGCGGGGGTACGTCCGGACCAACAGCGCATCCGAAAAAGTCATCCGATTCGGTAACTTCGTAGCAGCACGTTTCACCGTCGAACTCGCCGTCGGTGTCGACCGCGATGATATTCGTCGAACAGAAGTCCCCCTGGAAAAACGCGAGCGCTTCCTCGCTCGATGGGCACGAGTTGTCGATGTCGTATTCGATTTGCGTGAAGTAGAAACACGCCTTGTCCGACCCGCAGCTCGTGCTGCCGCTCGAGAGCATGGCGAGTCCTATGAACATCAACGACGAAACAGGAAGCAGAGAAGAAAAGCGTTTGTGTAGGTTCATGTTGTCGAGCATGCACGAACGCGTGGAATCGTGCACGTCCTCCCGTGCGGAGATTCAGTTCACGTGCGAAGTCCACGAACGCCGTCGAGTACGGCACGCGTCATGTCGCAGCCGTCGACGATCGCATCGGTCAGATTGGCTTCCGTGAGGATCGCATCGACGAGGATAGCGCCGCTGAGATTGGCGTCCGCCAAGTACGCTCCTTCGAGGTCGGCGCGTGTAAGGTTTGCGTTCGAAAGGTTTGCTCCTTTGAGGTTTGCCTGAAACAGGTTGGCCATGAGCAGGTTGGCGCCGCTCAGATCTGCGCGAGCAAGATTGGCGCGGTGCAGCGCGAGGCCGGAAAGATCGAGTCCGGACAAATCCAGACCCATGAGCCGCGGATTGTCCCCGGCTGCAATGAGCGCCAAAACCAGCTCCTTGCGAGTGATTTCTGCCACGTGATGAATCTCCTTCGAGCGCTCGATCCGCGCTCGTCGCAATCGATGTCGATGTTCTCACGAAGCGAGGAATCGAAGTAGGCATTCTGCGACTGCGTCGGGCGACTTCCAATGCATCATGTGCCCCGCATCCGGCAGGTCGACGTGCGTGACGTTGGAAATGCATGCAAGGCGTTCGCTTTCGTCCGGCACGCGCCACCCACCGATGCCTCCGCTCACGAACAGCGTGGGCACCGTGATGCTTCGCAAAAAGCCTTTGAACGCGTCGGCGCTGAAAGGCGTTGGCGATGTCGTGCGGTGCAGTGGGTCGTACGCCCACCGCAACTGTCCCGAATCATCCACGCGCGTGAGCAGACGCGCTCGGCTTTCGATCATGCCGTGTGGAATCGACGGATGCATTCGCGCAAGGCGCTCGACGGCCTCTTCGAAAGATGCAAGCGGGCGCTGCTGACGCTCGATCTTTTGCATGTCGCGCAGCCACGCACGCATGCGAGCAACGCCGGTCGTCGCCGGATCGGAATGAAGGGTGCCGAGTCCTTCGAGAAGCGCGAGGCGCTCGATGCGATCGGGCATCGCTCCCGCGCAAAGAGATGCAACCGTTCCGCCCATCGAGTGGCCGACGAGCGCGATGCGTTTTCGTTCGAATCGATCAAGGAGAGCGGCGACATCGCCGACGTAATCGGCAAAGTGGTAATAGCCGCCAGCCCCGACGTGATCGCTGCTCCCGAAGCCCCGCAGATCCGGCGCAAGGACTTCGTGACCGGCGCGTGCAAGAGGTTCGGCGACCAGCTCCCACGTGGCCCCCGAATCGAGAAATCCGTGGAGCAGAAGCACGGTCAAACCCGACGCCTTTGCGTTTTCCGGCTCGAAACGATGAACGTTGAGCCTGATTCCGTTTGCCAGAACGTACTCGGAGCAGCGCTTCACGATTCGGGAGACTTACCAGGGTTGTAAAGGCTGCGCGAGCATCGGCATCTCGATGGGATCGCGCGTCGCGTTCTGGTAGGTTGCGCCCTCGGAGGCGGCTCGATGGCTGCACGCAGCGGCAACGGAAGCAGTATGACGAGTGTCGAGAAGCAGCGGGTGATGTACCCCGACTTCACGGCGCCCTCTGTCGACAAAGTCATGGTCGAAGAGCGCGCAGGATCGCTCGGCAAACGAAGCATCAAAAAAGAAGCGAAGGTCGCGGGGCTCTACCTGGCCATCTCGATGATGGACCTGACGACGCTCGAGGGGAAGGATTCGCCCGGTAAAGTGACGCAGCTTTGCCAAAAAGCGATGCACCCGAGCGCATCGCCAGGCGTGCCGCCATGCGCGGCGATCTGCGTTTATCCGAAGCTCGTTCCCGTCGCCAAACGTGCGCTCGCAGGATCCACTGTGAAGGTCGCGAGCGTTGCGACGTCGTTTCCGAGTGGTTTGTCCGCGCTCGAAGTGAAGCTCGAAGACGTACGGCGCGCCGTCGAATGGGGAGCCGACGAAATCGACATGGTGATCGATCGCGGCGCATTTCTCGCGGGTGAGCACACGCGCGTGTTCGACGAAATTGCCGCGACGAAAGAGGCGTGTGGACAAGCGCATCTCAAGGTCATTCTCGAAACGGGCGAACTTCACACGTACGACAACGTTCGTCGTGCCAGTCGCATCGCGATGCTTGCCGGCGCCGACTTCATCAAGACATCGACCGGCAAGGTCGTTCCCGCAGCAACGCCTCCCGTGACGCTCGTCATGCTCGAAGCGATCCGCGATTTTTACATCGAGACTGGCAAGCTCATCGGCATGAAGCCTGCCGGCGGCATTCGCACGGCAAAGCAAGTTCTGCACTACTTGGTGCTGGTCAAGGAAACGCTTGGCGATGCGTGGCTCACGCCCGACTTGTTCCGCATCGGAGCATCGACGCTGCTCAACGACGTGCTCATGCAGCTCGAGAAAGAACGTACGGGCGCGTATCAATCAGGCGACTACTTCAGCAAGGACTGAGCGGCGCAAAAGCGGCACGGAGACGCATCATGACGGTCAAGGAA
The nucleotide sequence above comes from Polyangiaceae bacterium. Encoded proteins:
- the deoC gene encoding deoxyribose-phosphate aldolase; its protein translation is MAARSGNGSSMTSVEKQRVMYPDFTAPSVDKVMVEERAGSLGKRSIKKEAKVAGLYLAISMMDLTTLEGKDSPGKVTQLCQKAMHPSASPGVPPCAAICVYPKLVPVAKRALAGSTVKVASVATSFPSGLSALEVKLEDVRRAVEWGADEIDMVIDRGAFLAGEHTRVFDEIAATKEACGQAHLKVILETGELHTYDNVRRASRIAMLAGADFIKTSTGKVVPAATPPVTLVMLEAIRDFYIETGKLIGMKPAGGIRTAKQVLHYLVLVKETLGDAWLTPDLFRIGASTLLNDVLMQLEKERTGAYQSGDYFSKD
- a CDS encoding right-handed parallel beta-helix repeat-containing protein encodes the protein MALATAPGDVLLVADGEYRGFVLSGIRGEPLRPITILATGHAAVVKADPTCKKKHCRDTILVRGSRHVVLDGLTSHGAPRAAVAIMYASHIVVRNGRFGNNGRWGIFTSFADDVIFEHNEVYRSRREHGIYLSNSGDRPIVRFNALHDNDGCGIHVNGDYHEKPEFDKSGRSLYAGQADGIVSGAQIEGNLIYRNGSGALANKKRRGGAGINLDGVWDSTVQGNVLFENAAMGIAAFGDADGVEDHSKDDGDGRFGPRGLEITHNTIVMPQGARPALQIRLSRGTNVVSGNILHHQDRRRPGLELSTRADAMLVTSNGNVIDRVSVADQVRPLDTWVRESGQDKQSLSVPIGRLFVDPARGDYTLKPDSPAVRRAPVVDTTVQQVVITQQRDFFGKPPPSGKRRSIGACEAP
- a CDS encoding protein kinase, whose protein sequence is MDLVPGSIIAGRYRIDARVGAGGMGEVWAGEHLAIGMKVAIKTLLPAAAYDQEVVARFRREANLLGRIRSDHVARVVDFIQDPHAGLVLVMEYIEGLPLSKTLHQRKLAVEEAIDLGCDVIGALCDLHRAHIIHRDMKPGNIIMEPQPNGKYRGIVVDFGMGRIESGAGEDLEQTNLTRADMALGTLEYMAPEQILNSRDVTAASDLYAVGAMLYRAIAGRHIFGDAQDTELARAKLMTDAPPLETGRSDRIAQEFAAIVMRACKRRPQERYQKAEDMLNHLRSLQDAVRAQALEASGFRHLLGGASIPPPAPQAAAQAPQQYAQQQYAQQHYQQQQQQAHPSQQPHQQQQQHASVSAVSASTSAAAPISVPVNQSRKMSGGAVAGLTALVVLALGAVGVFVFRERLGLVSASSAPAKSQVVAASAPPPLPSSVVPAVASATPTPSASAAVEAADDDDGMEVETAAPAPSPSLWGRLPSTASPQGTGAPAGGSTGASTAAKAPGTSPTPTNKAPAPVPTNIKF
- a CDS encoding pentapeptide repeat-containing protein encodes the protein MGLDLSGLDLSGLALHRANLARADLSGANLLMANLFQANLKGANLSNANLTRADLEGAYLADANLSGAILVDAILTEANLTDAIVDGCDMTRAVLDGVRGLRT
- a CDS encoding alpha/beta hydrolase, producing the protein MKRCSEYVLANGIRLNVHRFEPENAKASGLTVLLLHGFLDSGATWELVAEPLARAGHEVLAPDLRGFGSSDHVGAGGYYHFADYVGDVAALLDRFERKRIALVGHSMGGTVASLCAGAMPDRIERLALLEGLGTLHSDPATTGVARMRAWLRDMQKIERQQRPLASFEEAVERLARMHPSIPHGMIESRARLLTRVDDSGQLRWAYDPLHRTTSPTPFSADAFKGFLRSITVPTLFVSGGIGGWRVPDESERLACISNVTHVDLPDAGHMMHWKSPDAVAECLLRFLAS
- a CDS encoding YkgJ family cysteine cluster protein codes for the protein MAGEKKRLHYDCTKCIAFCCSIYERVEVSDFDIKRLANHFGVSVAIAKEKYTTMRDGSRVLKRTKDPLFGKSCKFLHPETRGCTIYEARPKTCREYPGRTRCAYYDALRFERTIQDDPTIIPIVRLMFRKT